GACATCTTTCTAGCGCAGGCCGAAGCGTGGATTGAGTGGGCAGCACACGCCCGACTCAACACCATCTTCATTCACACTATCGGCGATCAGGGGATGCCGCTTGGTGCCTGCCGTCTACGCTCGTGGCAACAACAGCGCAACCGCCTCTGGCCATTGATCCGCGAGCGAGGGCTACGGCTGGAAATCGGTGGTCATCACCTCACCGACGCTCTTCCACGCAAGCGCTTTCGCCGCCAACCGGAACTCTTCCGCTTCAACGGTCGTCGTCGCGTATCTGATGGCAACCCCTGTCCGACCAACCCTACCACCCAGGCGCTGGTTCGTGAATGGGCACGATCCTTTTTTCTGGCCGAACCCGACGCGGCAGTCTATCACCTCTGGCCGGTTGATCGTCTGAGCGGCGGCTGGTGCCTGTGCCCACAATGTGCACAGCTCAGCCCTGCCGATCAGTCGTTGTTGCTGGTGAATGTGATGGCCGACGAACTGGCTGCGATCAATCCGACCGCCCGGATCAGCTTTCTGGCCTACCACGACACCATGGCGCGGCCACAACAGATTGTCCCGGCAGCGAATGTAGAGGCCCTCATTGCGCCACGCATGCGCTCGTATGCTGCCGGCATTGGCACGTCCACTCACCCGATCAACGGCCCGCTTGCCGAACAAATTGCAGCCATCAGCGAACTATTTCCCGCCGGAGTCAGCGTCTTCGAGTACTACCTCGATGGGATTCTGTTCAAATCAGCCCTGCCACCTCTTAGCAACACCATTGCTGCCGATCTCCGCACCTATCGCGACTGGGGCGTAACCGGCGTTCATGCCCTGCTCACCGGCGACCGGCCCTGGCTGGCTCCCGGCCCCAACCCGCACACCTTCGCTGCCCTTGCCTGGAATCCCCACCAGGACCCGTCAGCACTTCGTCATCAATACGCCGCGATCCGCTCTCCGGCCAACCCAACCCTGCTTGATCAGGTGTATACAGCGCTTGAAGAGGCCTGGCAACAGGTGCTCGACATCACCCCGGCAGAGGTTCAACGCCAGCATCCCGGTCGTCGCCGTGACCCGATTTCACAACCACCCCGTGACGTTCTCGACGGCTACGATATTCCATCGCCGTACTGCGAACAGCGCCTCTCGATCCTGCATACCGCGCTGGATATTATCGCTACCGGCGAAGCCTTGCTGACACCCAACAGTGCCACGCCTGAGTCCTCGGCACTCGCCGCCGATCTGGCCGAATGGACACACAGCAGACTGTTACTACGGTTCCTCGCTGCCCGGCAAGAAGTCGCCGTCCTCCAGGCCCGGCGGGCGCCACCGGCTCGCCAGCAGCAGGCGCTGGCCGCAGCACGTGAAACCCACGCCGATCTACTCGACTGGGCAGGACGCTACGTACCACCGACGGCACGCTCCGGTCACCGCCTGTTCCGCACCATCCTGAAACTGCACCTTGACCATCTTGAGAGCCAGATCGCCCCTCCCTGGCGCCAGGCCCAAATGCGCTGGCGTCGTTTGCGGGAACTCACCATCATTTTTGCTCAGCTTTGGCGGGGATGGTTATTACGGTAGCGGATTCAGGTATGCCGCTATAGCAAGGCCAGATGCTTCCCACCGGCATACCGGTGGAGAGAGAGATTCACATCGATGCCAGCAGGATGCGCGTGCGGCAGCCAAAGGTTCGCTCTCCAACCAAACAGCAGCGTAGACTCTGGTGGTAATGGGTGATGGATGATGGTTATGACAGTAGCGGATGCATGCATTCCGCTATAGCAAGGCCAGACCCCTCCCACCGGCATGCCGGTGGAGAGTGATTCACATCGATGCCAGCAGAATGCGCGTGCGGCAGCCAAAGGTTCGCTCTCCAACCAAACAGCAGCGTAGACTCTGGTGGTAATGGGTGACGGAGGATGATTATTACGGTAGCGGATGCATGTATTCCGCTATAGCAAGGCCAGACCCCTCCCACCGGTATGCAGGTGGAGAGAGTGTCTATTGTCGATGCAAGTATAGTGAACAAGCGCCAGTATCCCCTGGGAAAGCCGGGAACGCACGCCTCTGTCGCCCCCATCACCTGCGCACTGGGAGCGCGCGCCTCCGGCGCGCCTAACCGACCCACGACAGCGAGAGCCATACCACACCGCCGCTTCCCGCCCCAGCGGGGGCTATACATTACCTACAAGTCGCGCTGCGTTAGGCCGGGCTGCAAGTACTCCCCGTGGCGCAGGCTCCCCGTGGCGCAGGCTTCCAGCCTGCGTGGAGGCATTCCTCTCTACCGCCGTCAGGCGCTGGCCATGGCCGCTGGTGCGCAGGCACGAACCTGGTACAACCAAACGTCTACGCACAGGTATCGTATGCATGCCTGACCGACTCGATGATCGGCACGAGCACACTCAGCCCTCCCCCGTGACCAGGATGGGGAACGGTATGCCACGCGCCGGATCGTAAGCACGGCTGGCGCGGCAGCATGGCTGCCGCACTCCAAACCGCGCGACACGCGCATAACAAGCGGGTACGGTAATCCATCCAGCACGTGCTGGCACGGCTTGAGCGGTGCACTACCAACGAGCCAGTCGCTCAAAATAGCACCAATAGCGATCATACCCGCTGATACGCACCTGGTTGACACCAGTTATGGGTAATGCATAGCCCAGCGGGGACGGGCCGGGGTGGGGACGTGTCTGTATGCTCTGCGAGCACTCCCCTCCAGTGCCCCCATCACCTGCGCACTGGGAGCGCGCGCCGGAGGCGCGCCCCCAACCGGCCCACGACAGCGGGAGCCATCCGCCACCGCCGCTTCCCGCCCCCAGCGGGGGCGGGGTAGGGTGGGGGCGTCTCACCAATCCAATCACTGCCAGGAGCAGCGCAAGCACAACCCGCACTCCTATCATCACTCTGCCACCGCACCTGAGTGCGCAGCGTAGCATCGTTTCCGTCCGTGCCCCTTTGCATCACCGACAGCACAATGCTACATTCCACGAACAACACCTCTCGCAGCCCCTTGACTCTGCCTGATACACGTTATATAGTTCGATTATCGGTAGCAATCCTCTCCATACGACTGACGTTTCAGTCTGTACAAACGCGCCTGGCGCGACATTGGTACTGAGTGTCTGTTTAGAAACACATCCCAACCTTATCAACCGTATCAAGACAGCGTAGTCTGCAAAGGAGGTTCGCATGGTCACCTGGCGTCCAGACCCCACATTCTATCCATCACCACGGATGGCGGTTAAGGCTCCAGCCGAGAAGCTGGCCTATGTGGTGCGTCTCAACCCAATGGCAAACGGCAAGCCCGATGCAATGTGTGTCGTGGATGTCGATAGTCAGTCGAGTACATTTGGTCAAGTCGTTGGGGTCACCGACATGCCCTACACCGGTGGTGAACTCCACCATTTTGGCTGGAATGCGTGCAGTTCAATGCTCTGCCCAAATGCACCACATCCCCACGTCGAACGCCGGTATCTGGTTGTGCCGGATATTCGCAGCTCGCATATTACCATTCTCGACACAAAGCCCGACCCCACCCAACCGAAAGTAGTGAAAGTTATCGATCCAAATGAACTCGCCGAACGCACCGGGTATGCTCGTCCGCATACTGTTCACTGTGGGCCAGACGGCATCTACATCTCGGCGCTGGGTTCACCAGAGGGTGAAGGACCCGGCGGAATCTTCATCCTCGACCACGACAACCTGGAAGTGCTTGGACGCTGGGAGATCGACCGTGGCGATCAGTATCTGCATTACGACTTTTGGTGGCACCTCGGTTATGACACCCTGCTGACCAGTGAATGGGGTACCCCACGTATGGTCGAAAGTGGCGTTCTCGGCGACGAGCTATTGGCCGGCAAGTACGGTCATCGCCTCCACGTATGGGACCTCTACCGCCGCCGTCATTTGCAGACCCTTGACCTGGGTGCTGAATATCAAATGGCGCTGGAGTTGCGTCCGGCCCACGACCCAACCAAAGCCTACGGCTTCATGAACTGTGTGGTGAGCCTGAAAGACCTTTCAGCCTCCATCTGG
This genomic window from Chloroflexus aurantiacus J-10-fl contains:
- a CDS encoding DUF4838 domain-containing protein; the encoded protein is MKHILSPGWVIELPSDHPTAQFAAHELRQAIQRMGGPPLPLVGQAHDHRISLRHGAAGDGFVRFADEHGLVLVGEGPTGLLYAVYHLLESWGWLWVGPGVTNERVPCPDQIALPEATFAGQPAFTRRGLVIGHDIFLAQAEAWIEWAAHARLNTIFIHTIGDQGMPLGACRLRSWQQQRNRLWPLIRERGLRLEIGGHHLTDALPRKRFRRQPELFRFNGRRRVSDGNPCPTNPTTQALVREWARSFFLAEPDAAVYHLWPVDRLSGGWCLCPQCAQLSPADQSLLLVNVMADELAAINPTARISFLAYHDTMARPQQIVPAANVEALIAPRMRSYAAGIGTSTHPINGPLAEQIAAISELFPAGVSVFEYYLDGILFKSALPPLSNTIAADLRTYRDWGVTGVHALLTGDRPWLAPGPNPHTFAALAWNPHQDPSALRHQYAAIRSPANPTLLDQVYTALEEAWQQVLDITPAEVQRQHPGRRRDPISQPPRDVLDGYDIPSPYCEQRLSILHTALDIIATGEALLTPNSATPESSALAADLAEWTHSRLLLRFLAARQEVAVLQARRAPPARQQQALAAARETHADLLDWAGRYVPPTARSGHRLFRTILKLHLDHLESQIAPPWRQAQMRWRRLRELTIIFAQLWRGWLLR
- a CDS encoding selenium-binding protein SBP56-related protein — encoded protein: MVTWRPDPTFYPSPRMAVKAPAEKLAYVVRLNPMANGKPDAMCVVDVDSQSSTFGQVVGVTDMPYTGGELHHFGWNACSSMLCPNAPHPHVERRYLVVPDIRSSHITILDTKPDPTQPKVVKVIDPNELAERTGYARPHTVHCGPDGIYISALGSPEGEGPGGIFILDHDNLEVLGRWEIDRGDQYLHYDFWWHLGYDTLLTSEWGTPRMVESGVLGDELLAGKYGHRLHVWDLYRRRHLQTLDLGAEYQMALELRPAHDPTKAYGFMNCVVSLKDLSASIWLWYRDNGSWHLKKVIDIPAEPASEDQLPPILKPFKAVPPLVTDINLSVDDRFLYVSCWGTGELHQYDVSDPFNPRLTGKVQIGGIVRRAGHPATSAELNGGPQMVEISRDGRRVYFTNSLYRAWDEQFYPDGIKGWMVKVDVNPDGGMQFDPNFFVDFGEQRVHQIRLQGGDASSDSYCFP